The DNA region ggggggggcaggtgtagtacttccttcatggggggggggggcaggtgtagtacttccttcatgggggggggggggcaggtgtagtacttccttcatgggggggggcaggtgtagtacttccttcatgggggggggggggcaggtgtagtacttccttcatggggggggggcaggtgtagtacttccttcatgggggggggcaggtgtagtacttccttcatgggggggggcaggtgtagtaCTTCCTTCattgggggggggcaggtgtagtaCTTCCTTCAttggggggggcaggtgtagtacttccttcatgggggggggcaggtgtagtacttccttcaatgggggggggggcaggtgtagtacttccttcatggggggggggggcaggtgtagtacttccttcatgggggggggcaggtgtagtacttccttcatggggggggggcaggtgtagtacttccttcatggggggggggcaggtgtagtacttccttcatggggggggggggcaggtgtagtacttccttcatggggggggggcaggtgtagtacttccttcatggggggggggggcaggtgtagtacttccttcatggggggggggcaggtgtagtacttccttcatgggggggggcaggtgtacaaatATAGCACGTTTGACTGCTATAAAGGTTTCTCCGTTGGCTTCaggctgtttttaataaggaggtcggtagtcttctttgttttaagGGACATTATTAGGTTCACGTTTTATTACGAGTTAGGCCTttaactcctttacggattattttctTCACAATTCgttcttcttttttatgttcactgtacaTGGTTGATTTAAAGGTAATATTAGAGTTCCGGTAAGGTAAGAGTTGAGCGTAGACAATGGTTCAGCTAAGACAATGGTTCAGCTAAGACAAGGGTTCAGCTAAGACAATGGTTCAGCTAAGACAATGGTTCAGCTAAGACAATGGTTCAGCTAAGACAATGGTTCAGCTAAGACAATGGTTCAGCTACGTCAATGGTTCAGCTAAGACAATGGTTCAGCTACGTCAATGGTTCAGCTAAGACAATGGTTCACCTAAGACAATGGTTCAGCTAAGACAATGGTTCAGCTAAGACAATGGTTCAGCTACGTCAATGGTTCAGCTAAGACAATGGTTCAGCTACGTCAATGGTTCAGCTAAGACAATGGTTCACCTAAGACAATGGTTCAGCTAAGACAATGGTTCAGCTAAGACAATGGTTCAGCCAAGACAATGGTTCAGTTAAGATAAGggatatgttggaaatttccaacacttaaaTACTAACAACTAGTACGTTAAGATGTAATTCTTGTACTAGGCATTATAttttactaacactactaaccagtagtaaagcaaaattaatttaatttaattaaggtATCGTACCGCCGGCTTTCTCCCAAGAATAATGGCTGTATTGcgtcagccaaccagccagagATAATTTCTACTTATTTGTGAATAGAATTAAATTCCGTCTAATATAGTATTCTTTATTAAGAATTATCCACTGGCTATAGATTCACTTACAGTTAATTAATATCTCATCGTTTACTGGAAATAATTTATATAGCTGTAATCAGCTGATCCGGTAAATAAAGTGACAAGCTAAATTTCCACTCTAAATATTTCTCATTCATTTAGAATCATCTAAATTAATTGACTTGCACTACGAGAAATAAAATGTTGCTTTATAAAACCCCTTATTATGACGTAAATATTTGTCAACAACACCTCCATCCATTCGGAACTCTGTTTGAAATATTGCAAATTATACCCGGAATACTAGCATTGGCGCGAGTGTGCATGCGCCATGggatggagggggagaggggattcACCATCTTATCAACTTGGTATCTGGGTGTTCTGGAGCTGCCCAACAACAATCGATCTAATCTGAGAGCAATCCTACTTCTACGAGCTTCTGATCGATGGTGCCGCTTTCCCAACATACGAACACCACGTTCGGCAGTAATGTATTATCTAGGTTTGTAATAATGGCCATTATTCACAGATCTATTTAATGTGCTGTCGTTATGTAGCCGGCAATACAATAAACCCAAGTAAGTGCTGATCTTACCCTCCAATTTCTTTAGATTATTCAATTAAATGCACGAATACCAGCTTTGGAGTGGAAATTACATAAGATTTGCCTTTCATTGTGGAATTAAAATCGAGAGAGATGTGTTTCTGCATCCATGATCACGTGCTCCAAGGAATAGCTAACTTGGACTGGAATAAACGTGTTGTAGAGGCTGGACGCGATCTACGATCATCCACGGCAGCTAAGCCTTTTCCAGTATTCCTATTGTACATAGGTATTTATCACTATTGATAATCAaattattatctatatatatatattatttcattaATAGATGTGCATTAACATCTCAatatttcaaccccccccccctcccccccaaaaaaaaatatgtgCAAGGATTAGATctaaaattaatattaattaattttcAAATTCATTTATTTAGATTTATTTGATTTCATTCATACATTTATTATAGGAGATCCATAAGTCACTGGTTCTCTAAttctataatatatattatttggtcctttgaacattTAATATTGTTGTATTGTAGATCTAAATTCCCCACATATATTTATGTTCCTTCGAACCAGATCTTGTCTGAGATCCAACAAGGAATCAGTTTAAATTCAGAAATATTTCATGGTCCAGTACATCAAATTAAATTACTGGTCCTATATAATCCTACAATTCAACTAACCAATTACTAACCCTGATCATATTATACTCCTAATTAAGCAGTATTGTCAGGTATTAggctatatattcattattatttatGGCCGTCAGTAGACCGCCACACACATATACTATAGCCTAACCCAATTATTTACACATTAATTTACTAGGCTGAAATCTAATGTTTAAAGTGCCATTAGAGGGTCATAGCCAGCTACATACAATACTTACACCTATACTCTGCACAGAAGTGAGAATATTTAGGTCATCAGAAGCAACAGTTCATAAATTTTATAACTATCTTGTATTAATGCATGCATTAGATTGGCCACACCACTTAACCATTATATATCTTGGTGGTAATGATATCCAACCAACTCGGCACCCAGCTGAAGTCATAAATAATCTCAgaaacattattaattccttTAAGGAAAATAATAGCACTGTTgttttcacattagtggaacctcgccaaccgagGAGTAGTAATCGTTGGGGAGCGAGTCCTGAGTATTATCAACATGCAGCAAAATACATTAAATTTCGGCCGAGGAAAAGAGTGAGGCTGGATGCCACATACATTCACTTTACTGCAAGACCATATTGTGAATACTTGGCTCCGGACGGAGTACACCTGTCACGAGAGTCTAGGGCATATGTGGTCAATAAACTAAGTAATACCATTAATCACCACAGGAGATTGTGGCTAGAAAGCCAACCTTAACTGTATATAGTTAAATTTCTTATAAGTGTATTTCTTATAAGTGTATTTCTTATAAGTATTTCTTATAAGTGTATTTCTTATAAGTATTTCTTATAATATATTTCTATCCTAAACTATTATTAGTTACTGTATTAGGTAGGATTAATACCAAACTAGTACTGTGCTAAATAGCACTGATTAATTACTATTATCTTTACACAAAATGTgtatttattttattgtatttcttAGTATACACCTTTGAGTGCTACTTGGTGTCACTATACTAACGGAAGGTGATAATGATGAGTTAACCCTAGGTACAATCATAGTGGCAACCAATTAATACTCAAATTTAGCTATTTCGTGTTTTGGTAGGTAAGCTAACCTCCAGACAAGGTAGAATCACGTGGCCTAATCAAGGAATATATTAGGCTATTATCAAGATACTTGCAACTAAATGAACAAGTATTCAAGTTACAACAGTTACAGCTATTCGAGCCCTACAAAGCTTGAATATATAGTCACAATGGCTACTCCCGAAAAATTGAAGAGATCACTGATAGGCCTTAAAGGTCATCTTACAAGATTGCTCAATAAGTCAGAGAACTTATATAAAGCAACACCAGTTGATTACCATTAACTTGAAATTTCTCTAATTATCTCCAACCGTAAATTTGAACAAGTCAAGACTATGGTTGAGTCTTATCTCAGTGTGTTGAATAATAGTgacactgatcctgatgaaatagacCAAGTCATAGCAGAAACATCTCAGTATGAAGGATACACCCAAGATAAATTTAATCTTCTACTTAATAATTTAGTAGATACACATAAAGTAACTCCGAATGTCACTGTATCTcaacacagtacagtacaagCAGAGGCATGTTTACCATCTTTGGACTTGCCCACATTTGTTggactggatgaagaaaattgggatacattttggacttcatttaaTGCACATATACATTCTAGAGCCTCTATAGATAAGGTAACTCAATTTTCTTATCTTGAAAGTCTCCTCAGAGGGGGAAGCTAAGAAGGTTATAGCTAATGTATCTCTTGCAGATAATAATTATGATGTAGCTATACAACTGTTGGAAGTTAATTACTGCAAACAAGAATTGAGTGTAGCTAATCTATTTTATCAACTAGTGGATATAATTCCACCTCGTAACCGACCAGACTCCCCTCAAAACTTCAGGTTGGAAGTAGAGTCCCTTGTGAAAGCATTAGGTACCAAAGTAAATGTATCAGCTTCAGAATGGTCGTTAAAATTACTCCTTCAGTTGAAACTTCCTCGAAACATtctagcagaaatctgctctcaTTACAAGACTGAGATCCTTTCTCTTGATCAGATATTTGAGGGAATGAGAATTACTGTCAATAGGCTAAAGACTCATTATAAAATTAAATCTGAACCTAAACAGCCTAATATTGAGAATTCAGTAAAGACCAAATTACCTTCGGTAAAGTCAAATAAATACAAATCTAAATCAACAACTCCCACTTCAAGAGTTAATAGGAGTAACATAGGTACTTATACTGTGAATCCCTCTAACACTGTAGTTAATATGCCTACTAAGACGACTAATCCTACAGGAGAGAGAAATTGTTTGTTCTGTCATCAGGAACATTTAACCTACAAATGTAGTACCTACTGAGACCATAATTCCAGAATTAAATGTCTTCAAGAATTACGCACATACACATGATCCTCATAATTCTACAGTTGTCTTCCATGTGTGCAACAAGTGCCACAAGAGTCGACATCATTACACACTGTGTGGAGAAACATGAACGAAGTCTCAAAATCGTCAAGTGGAACCAAGTACTTCCACCACTGTGCAATATTTCAAAGtacatcaagaagtaaatgtgcTTGCTACTAAGTCAGATAATATTACTACGTTACCTGCAGCTCAGCTAAGGTTAACCAATAAGAAATCAAGTATCACTACTCGCGGTCTTTTCGACCAAGGTTCTCAGAAAACGTTTATTACACAACATCTGGTTGATCAGTTGAAACTAAAAACCTTGTGTCAAGTGAAACTCAACATTTCAGAATTTTTGACTAACACCGGACCTTGTGACTACAAGGTTGTTATAATTTTGGTACAATTGGGAGGCTATGCTAGCCCAGTACAGGCCATAGTTGTTGACAAAATTCCATCTGACATATGTTTCTGGTCTAGGGAATAGGGCTAAACTTATTAAACGTAATGGGATGAAGTTGgctgattacaaaataaattctgaccgtCTCCCTGTTGTAGGTATACTTGTAGGGGCAgattattattacaaatttataactggatgcaccaagCAACACGAAATGAATTTTTGCCGtcagctggaggcaaattgcttaccggACCAATGCTACCCCAGAAAATTTCTACACCAATAAATAATCAACAATTCAACTCAATAATGgttgcgtgactaggcttggaagtcACCACTCCAATTCAGAGACATGGCTTTGATCCAACCCATATATAAATTATGGGATTTAGATACTTTAGGCATTGTGCCTGAACAACTGAATCCAGACGACACTTGGACTTATCAACAGTAACTTAACTCAGTTATTTATAGAGATAATCAATACTAGGTTAAATTGCCATGGAAATTAAATCATCCACAGTTACCAGAAAATCACTTCATGGCATTAAATCAATTAAAGTCACAGGTAGCTAGATTAATCAAGCAACCTGATAAACTGTAATTGTATCATGATTTAATACAACAACAATTTGCCAACAAATTTATTGAAGTAGTTAAACATGATGATACTAAGGAAGGACATTACCTGCCTCACCACGCTATCCTGAAAGATTCGGTTACTACACCTGTTAGAATTGTATTTAACTGTAGTGAAAAGGTGAAGGCAAATAGTGTGTCACTCAATGATTGCCTACAAACTGGCCCGAGTCTAACTCAATGACATATTATTACGGTTTCAATTAGGACCTTACGcctatacggccgacattagtaAGGCTTTCTTAAGAGTAGGTCTACAAGAAGAAGACCGTAATTTCACCAAGTTTCTCTGGCTGAATGATCCTAATAGTGAAATTATAACCTATAGATTTGCATCAGTCTTATTCGGAGCTACTTCTTCACCATTTTTGCTTCAAGCAATATCAGACACACATTTGAAGAAATCTGATGGTCCATACAAGACTGAAATTAGCAATAATATATACGTTGACaacttccagggaactacaagtaACAAATCAAAATTAATTGAAATTTTTCATGAGGCTAATCGCGAGTTACTGGGAtctaatatgcctctacagttgTGGGCTTCAAATAATAAgcagataaaataaaataatagaaaGTAAATTTTCAGGGTACAAAGTACCACACAATTTAAAGGTGACATGGAAAGGAATACTTCCACTGATGAGCTAAATATTAAATGAGTGGAAACTAATAATTCTCCCTGAACCATGAGAAAATTATTGTCTTTTGTCAGtaagccatttgaccctttaAGCTTACTTAGCCCCATACACATTCGCTGTCCTGGCACGCATGCTGCAAACTTTAGAGGTCACTTTCCCAGCGAGCGCTCGATGACaccgaaatgtgtatactcattttagttttctcaccttaattctcatgctacgtcgtttgttttggtatcattgtgtttgcaattaaattccctgcaggtatatatgcatataatgtccaaaagccaaaagcatgactccccacagcaaagcctaaagttgcccgtgaacgagcaccaatttgcacacaGCGGCCTAATgtctatactcgttcagtttgataacatcaattttcgtcttacgtctttcattttggtatcaaattatcgcaatataaaggcgcgtATGTTACAACTAGTCCTGCAATAATAGAGCAATATCTGGAATTTTACCAAATATTGTAAGTTTGGACGCTCATCAtcgcaaaattatttatatcttaccagtgttctgacataaatattcatgttatatctttcattttagtatcaaattgttcacaattaaaaggtgcgcattttaaaactaatcccataataatagcacaataaatagaattttaccaaatattttaaaattttacaaaaaatgtatttataatcttacaagtgttctgacatcaagtttcatgataCATctgtcattttggtatcaaattgtgcgcaatttaaaggcgctcattttgaaactatTCCAAAATTGATCGGAtacaaattgaattttatacaaatattttaatgttGGACGCAAATGATGTCACGAGATAAGACTCAGCAGAATAATTGGTGATGCATTATGTGTCACGAGATAAGGAAAGTGTTATTAATTAATGgtaaactcctcatgcaggagtGCTAGCAAACCAACATAAGGTTGGGATGATCCATTGCCTAATTacttgcaagataaatggcagcaATTCACGACAGATTTAAATATACTTAGTACTCTAAAATTCCCTCTTAATGCTTTAGGACTAAAACAACCCACTAATTTGCACATGTTTTGCGATGCCtcaggcaaagcatatggcgcagtagcctatttagtaaaCACAAGGCAATCAATGTTACTTCTAAAGCTAGGGTGGCCCCCAATCAAGAAAAGGTCACTGCCCCAAATGTATTTACCAGCTTTGTTAGTAGGTGTTCGATTGGCTCAttacctgaccaagacactcaataatattcactttggtgagatagtaatgtggtcagacaacgaggcaatcttacaatgggtaaagagcaataacaacaaaactctttACGTTAGTAATAGAGTTAAAGAAATTAGAGAATTGTCAGCTGAATATAAATTGAGACAGTTCCCTGCCAAGGACAATCCGGCTGACTACCTCTCTCGAGGATTAACTTTGAGACAACTAGTAAAAACCGAGATGTGGTTTAAAGGACTCCATTGGCTGGTCAGTGGTCAGTGGTCTCAACAAAAGCcagaagtcatagtgaccaatatcactgtcCGCACTGAGAAACCGAAACCCCCTCGAATTTTAGCTATTGATCCTAATCACTATTCTAGCTTAAGTAAATTACTAGGGGTTACCCAAGTAATCTTTGCTTTCCTTAACAAGATGGGAATCAAATACCAATTCCCTAGTCCAATTAAATATTGGGTCAAGCAAGCCCAGATGGAGATCTATGGGAGAAATTATGAACGTCTCTCTGAGAAACTAGTAAGGTCTTTAGGCATATGGTTTGACTCTGACAATTACAACAtcttaagatgtggaggacgtctgcAACATGCAGAAATTGATTTGGAAGTAAAGAATCCCATGCTTCTTcttcgtcaccacatcattagcCAACTCATAGTCGTACATTGTAATGAACATGGCACattacatggaggagtgttagacacactcgttGATTTACGACAGAAGttttggcttcctcaaggtcgccaaactgtcaaatctattattaaatcttgtgtgatCTGCCAGAGGTATGACGCTCGagcgtgtccttacccaggacctccaccgttACCCAAAGAACGAGTCGTAgaccttcgtccctttgagaccactggggtAGATTATACAGAACCTCTTATTTTAACAGGCACTCCGCACAAGGTTCCGGTGAAAGCCTATAATTGCCTCTTTACGTGTGCAACTACAAGAGGTGTACATTTAAAAGTAatttctgacatgagtgcagaagctTTCCAACAAGCCTTTCGAAGGTTTGCAGCACGTCGATCTTTTCCCAAATTGATGATCTCTGATAATaggtccaattttgtggcaggagaagcttgcttAAGAGAAATATGGAATCTTCCAGAGGTATGTGCAGTCTTAAAACAAAgacagtgccactggaaatttatacctcCTAGAGCACCGTGGCAGAGAGGATTTTACGAATCCTCCCTGCCTAAAAAGTTTTACGAATCCCTAAAAATGGGATTTTTATGTTCCCATAAGGACTTAGTTTCTCATCTGTTTCACAGACACGGGACATCCGTTACGTACATACTAACGTACTAATTTACtaacataataaatataacttCTGGAAGAGTAATAGGTCTGTCAGTACTGAATCATGAAATGCGACCCGCAATTTCtcgccccggagttatgttggaaatttccaacacgtaAATATTAACACCTAATATGTTAAGATGTAATTCTTGTACTAGATATTATATTTTACTAACAGTACTAACCAGTAGGGTAGCGAAATTAAATTCATTTAATTAAAGCATAGTACCCCCTGATTTCTCCCTAGAATAATGGCCGTGTTGCATCAGCCAGTCAGCCACAGGGATAATTTCCACTTATTTGTGAATCAAATTAAATTCAGTCTAATATAGTATTCTTTATTAATTAAGAATTATCGGTTGGGTATAGATTCACTTCAagttaattaatatttaattgttTACTGGAAATAATTTATACAGCTGCGATCAGCTGATCCGGTAAATAAAGCGACAAGCTAAATTTCCACTCGAAATATTTCTCGTTCATTTAacgtcatctaaataaattgactTGCATTACGAGACATTAAACATTGTTTTATAAAACCCCTTATTATAACGCAAATATTTGTCAACCACACCTCCATCCATTCGGAACTCTGTTTGAAATATTACATATTATACACGGAATACTAGCAATGGTGCGAGTGCACATGCGCCACAGaatgaaggggaagaggggattcGCCATCTAATCAACTTGGTATCTGGGTATTCTGGAGCTGCCCAACAACAATCGATCTAATCTGAGAGCATCCGTGCTTCTGCGAGCTTCTGATCGAGGATGCAGCTTTCCCAACTCACGAACACCACGTTCGGCAGTAATGTATTATCTAGATTTTGTAATAATGGCCATTATTCGCAGATCTATTTATTATGCTGTCGTTATGTAGCTGCCAATACAATAAACCCACCTAAAGTGCTGATCTTACCCCTTAATTTCTTTAGATTATTCGATTAAATGCACAAATACCAGGTTTGGAGAATAAATTACATAAGATTTGCCTTTCAGCGTGGAATTAAAACCAAGTGAGACGTGTTTCTGCATCCATGATCACGTGTTCCCACAGATAGCTTACATGGAGTGGAGTAAACATGTTGTAGAGGCTGGACGCGACCTATGATCATCCGTGGCAGCCAGTATTGGTATGGCGGCGTCCGTGGTTCCAGTATTCCAATTGTAGATAGCTATTTATCATTACTGATAATCAaattattatctatatatattatgtcACTAGCAGTGcctggccacgcattgctgtggctcagtaacgcatgtgcgttgctgagccacagcaacctttcctgtcccccagtcctccccaccattcccctcctcacccgtctcctcagacttccaaccattcccccctccaccatcccctcttctttcccaccactcccctgtcccctcgtcatccccactccctcatccgatgcctgtccaaatggtctgatgttcccatcagaaaattgggaacatcaagtgatctgatgttcccatcactgatatataagaaaaaagttaaaaaattaaataagaAAATGAAAAATAAGAATATATGCTATACCCACaatatgaacggtatggtaaacaacacagctcaatttcaacgcaattcacacaaaataattaaatcaaaatgaaaatatatcaaattctatgaaaattccatttaccaatacaatcagaaacattgaaatgtaattgtaacatatttagtaactGTTAAGAACCAGTAGAGTAACTGTTGCTTCACCTGCTGGCagcgctgcagctgctgctgctgcttcagctgctgctgcttcacctgctGCCAGTGCTGCTGTTTCACCTGCAGctagtgctgctgcttcacctgctgccagtgctgctgcttcacctgctgccagtactgctgctactgctgcttcaCCTGCTGATCTTATTGTGCAGGAGGTGTCCTCCTGCACAATAAGATCAGAAAACTCAGAAActcagagatgagagagagagagagagagagagagagagagagagagagagagagagagagagagagagagagagagagagagagagagagagagagagagagagagacagagagagagagacagagagagagagagagagagagagagagagagagagagagagagagagagagaggggggggagagagagagaggggagagagagagagagagagagagagagagagagagagagagagagagagagagagagagagagagagagagagagagagagagagagagagagagagagagagagagagagagagaggggggggagagagagagagagagagagagagagagagggggggggagagagagagagagagagagagagagagagagagagagagagagagagagagagagagagagagagagagagagagagagagagagagagagagagagagagagagagagagagatggaatttAAAGGATGGAATGTATTCGACACGCGTGCTGGCCGCGTGTCGGATACATAATATTGTCAAATGGCTGTCGATCGAGCGCCATAAATGCTTGAAGGAGGTGTTAAACAgccgttaaacaaacatgaaacaaGAATCAAACGGGCATAAAACGAGCATCAACCACGCGTCACACAGACGGCTAACACGCAATaaacagctccttgttctcatatcccagctccttgttctcatatcccagctccttgtttttccctatcccagctccttgtttttccctatcccagctccttgttttttcctatcccagctccttgtttgttcctatcccagctccttgtttgttcctatcccagctccttgtccctcatatcccagctccttgtcctcatatcacagctccttgtcctcatatcccagctccttgtcctcatatcccagctccttgtcctcatatcccagctccttgttctcatatctcagctccttgtcctcatatcccagctccttgtcctcatatcccagctccttgtcctcatatcccagctccttgtccctcatatcccatctccttgttttttcttatcccagctcctagtcaatcctatctcagctccttgtcctcatatctcagctccttgtcctcatatcccagctctttgtcttcATATCCCCACTTTGTCACATatgccagctccttgtcctcatatccccactTAGTCTGTCGCATATCCCTTCTAAGTCTTAAATAATTA from Procambarus clarkii isolate CNS0578487 chromosome 31, FALCON_Pclarkii_2.0, whole genome shotgun sequence includes:
- the LOC138370133 gene encoding uncharacterized protein codes for the protein MWSDNEAILQWVKSNNNKTLYVSNRVKEIRELSAEYKLRQFPAKDNPADYLSRGLTLRQLVKTEMWFKGLHWLVSGQWSQQKPEVIVTNITVRTEKPKPPRILAIDPNHYSSLSKLLGVTQVIFAFLNKMGIKYQFPSPIKYWVKQAQMEIYGRNYERLSEKLVRSLGIWFDSDNYNILRCGGRLQHAEIDLEVKNPMLLLRHHIISQLIVVHCNEHGTLHGGVLDTLVDLRQKFWLPQGRQTVKSIIKSCVICQRYDARACPYPGPPPLPKERVVDLRPFETTGVDYTEPLILTGTPHKVPVKAYNCLFTCATTRGVHLKVISDMSAEAFQQAFRRFAARRSFPKLMISDNRSNFVAGEACLREIWNLPEIAYMEWSKHVVEAGRDL